In Scomber japonicus isolate fScoJap1 chromosome 19, fScoJap1.pri, whole genome shotgun sequence, a single genomic region encodes these proteins:
- the LOC128380138 gene encoding alpha-2B adrenergic receptor, protein MAAAPHAPCLSELGGLPGKNISLVSGTRPCNRSTVRASTYSPQATAAFAIAITFMMLMTIVGNILVIIAVLTSRSLKGAQNLFLVSLAAADILVATLIIPFSLANELQGYWAFSSIWCEIYLALDVLFCTSSIVHLCAIALDRYLSISRPVTYGAKRTPIRINAAIIVVWLISAVISFPPLLTLDKSEGGEESCELNNERWYILYSTIGSFFAPCVIMILVYVRIYQIAKKHTRHPPGKKNKTAVAGVSVVTSEPGVKLAGQNGDQGGTTVGQNEEVLPKMSNSDSTPSSLQKENENITSTDTQHYPPHSSTAQVQKSTSNPSIPQQGSQILSAVPHKQLKKRWKAQTDELDNSSSSGSEAELEICEKRVAGKEEANKTDEQSKRFKVQMMNLACRYKNTMATSSGTKLVPEGTPKIHGTPISRRKAMVNREKRFTFVLAVVMGVFVICWFPFFFSYSLQAVCPETCSIPNPLFKFFFWIGYCNSCLNPVIYTIFNKDFRKAFKKILCKNTKGTFF, encoded by the coding sequence atggCAGCAGCTCCACATGCACCCTGCCTGTCGGAGCTCGGTGGACTTCCCGGCAAGAACATCAGCCTCGTCTCTGGCACCCGACCCTGCAACCGTAGCACCGTCAGGGCCTCGACCTACTCACCGCAAGCCACCGCCGCCTTCGCCATCGCCATAACGTTCATGATGCTCATGACCATAGTTGGGAACATCTTGGTCATCATCGCCGTGCTGACATCCCGATCCCTCAAAGGAGCTCAGAACCTTTTCTTGGTGTCTCTGGCTGCTGCAGATATTTTAGTGGCTACGCTTATTATCCCTTTCTCGTTGGCTAATGAGCTGCAGGGCTACTGGGCCTTTAGCTCCATTTGGTGTGAAATTTACTTGGCGCTGGATGTTCTCTTCTGTACTTCCTCTATTGTGCACCTGTGCGCCATAGCACTGGACCGCTACCTGTCCATCTCGCGGCCGGTGACCTACGGTGCCAAACGTACCCCCATACGCATCAACGCAGCCATTATTGTAGTCTGGCTGATTTCGGCGGTCATCTCATTCCCTCCTCTTCTCACGCTGGACAAGAGCGAAGGGGGCGAAGAGTCGTGCGAGCTGAACAATGAGCGATGGTATATTCTCTACTCAACCATTGGCTCCTTCTTCGCCCCCTGTGTGATCATGATCCTGGTTTATGTGAGGATTTATCAGATTGCGAAGAAGCATACACGCCACCCGCCTGGGAAGAAGAATAAAACAGCGGTGGCGGGTGTCAGCGTTGTAACCAGTGAGCCTGGGGTGAAGTTAGCCGGACAGAACGGAGATCAAGGAGGTACAACTGTGGGCCAAAACGAAGAAGTCCTACCCAAAATGTCCAACTCGGATTCCACGCCGTCATCACTTCAAAAAGAGAATGAGAACATCACGAGCACGGACACTCAGCACTATCCTCCTCATTCGAGTACTGCTCAAGTCCAAAAATCCACTTCTAACCCCTCAATCCCCCAACAAGGAAGTCAAATCCTCTCAGCTGTTCCTCATAAACAACtcaagaaaagatggaaagcaCAGACAGATGAGCTTGACAACTCTTCCAGCTCTGGCTCCGAGGCCGAGCTGGAAATCTGCGAGAAACGTGTTGCAGGTAAAGAAGAGGCAAACAAGACTGACGAGCAAAGCAAAAGGTTTAAAGTTCAGATGATGAATCTGGCGTGCagatacaaaaacacaatggCCACATCGTCTGGCACCAAACTGGTTCCTGAGGGAACTCCTAAGATTCATGGGACGCCCATCTCCCGCCGCAAAGCCATGGTGAACCGGGAGAAGCGGTTCACCTTTGTCTTGGCTGTGGTGATGGGAGTGTTTGTGATCTGCTGgttccccttcttcttctcctactCTCTCCAGGCAGTGTGCCCCGAGACCTGCAGCATCCCCAACCCCTTGTTTAAATTCTTCTTTTGGATAGGTTACTGCAACTCCTGCCTCAACCCGGTCATTTACACCATCTTCAACAAGGATTTCAGGAAGGCCTTCAAGAAGATACTGTGCAAGAACACAAAGGGTACGTTCTTCTAA
- the LOC128380158 gene encoding astacin-like metalloendopeptidase — protein MESYPETLEELESHDMPMMEGDMILSTDRNAVDRTWPTTHIAYVISPELANRTDDILSAMKMVSENTCLFFHERDSETDYLFFNTSRGCASFVGIIGGLQPIFMGSKCKVGNIVHEILHALGFHHEHTRMDRDQYITVLHHNVMEGKERNFKKQDGETFGIPYDIKSIMHYGGGFFSANGLPTIVPNTDDAEGMGQRTEMTEEDIKRVRHLYSCDSTKKHTDAERGERKKESDTTKYILLHDVKTSKKPQKDDNHTTAAVSESLQKLHAATGGRHKTSRGRKA, from the exons ATGGAGTCTTACCCAGAAACTTTAGAAG AGCTGGAGTCTCATGACATGCCAATGATGGAGGGTGACATGATACTGTCA ACTGACAGGAACGCAGTGGACCGCACATGGCCAACAACACACATAGCGTATGTCATCAGCCCAGAGTTAG CCAATCGGACAGACGACATCCTGTCTGCTATGAAGATGGTGTCAGAAAACACTTGCTTGTTCTTTCACGAGCGAGACTCTGAGACGGACTACCTGTTCTTCAACACCAGCAGAGg CTGTGCTTCATTTGTGGGCATCATCGGTGGCCTGCAGCCCATATTCATGGGGTCGAAGTGCAAGGTGGGTAATATCGTGCACGAGATCCTTCACGCTCTGGGCTTCCACCATGAGCACACCCGGATGGACCGCGATCAATACATCACAGTTCTCCATCATAACGTTATGGAAG ggaaggagagaaactTCAAGAAGCAAGACGGCGAAACCTTTGGAATTCCTTACGACATCAAGTCTATCATGCACTATGGAGG tgggtttttttcagCTAACGGTCTGCCCACCATCGTACCAAACACTGATGATGCTGAGGGGATGGGACAGAGAACCGAAATGACAGAAGAAGACATCAAGAGAGTTCGTCACCTCTACAGCTGTG actccacaaagaaacacactgatgcaGAAAGGGGTGAACGTAAGAAGGAGAGCGATACAACCAAATACATATTGCTTCATGATGTGAAGACCTCCAAGAAACCACAGAAAGATGACAATCATACAACCGCAGCTGTGTCTGAGTCGCTGCAGAAACTCCATGCTGCCACTGGAGGGCGCCATAAGaccagcagagggaggaaagcCTAA